The DNA window TCGGTTTGGGCGGCTGGCTCCAGAAGAGGACCTGCTCGACGAAGTCGGACCAACTCTCGAAAACGGTCAGGCCGACGCCAAGGTCATCGGCCCATTCTGTCAGCGTAGCCTGCTCCAACGACTCTTGGCGAATGCACACAATGACTAACGCCGCTTCCCGTGCGCCCATTTGGATGCATTTTCGGACAAAGATACGGACATCGGACGCCGTCACCGGCTTGTCCCGGACCTCGATCGCCTTCTCGATGTCGGTAGTATCGGAATCCATTAGCACGCAGACATCGCCCGGATGCTTCCGGCTGGGGTCGTTGACTCGACCGGTCTCTACCCGGTCGGGGCCAGCGAACAGATCCATCAGACCAGCGACTACGGCCTGGGCGCGTCGTCCACCCTCCGAATCTTGCTCGACGAATTCCCGGATTACTTCGGCCAACCGATCTGGAGTGATCTCGAACTCGCCCTCCTGCCACGTGTAATGAGGTTGGTAGCGGCGGCGCACAGCAACGAAGGCCCGGAGGGCGGCCCGCGCTTCCGCCTCGTCCTCGAGATCGTTCAGCTTCCGCACCAGCCGAACCGTGTATTCGAACGCTGCACGGGCGCGCGGATGTACCGGCGTACCGTCATCCAGTCGCGACATTCGAAAGTACGGTTGGTTGTTTAGCGGCTCGCGGCCAGTCACGCCGATGTGGAAGCCCAGCTCCGCAGCTAGCGGAACGAGAACGCTATGGCAGAGGCTGCGTGCGGAAAACGCGTTCGGATTCCCAGGCGCATGGGTCGGCTTGATGGCGAACAAGTCGGCGCGACGATCAACCGCCTTCGCGAGCATGGCTGTTCCCAGAAAGGCGATGTGCGTGTTGGACTTGGCCTCCGCGCAGAGTTGCGAGAGGTGCTCGACTCGATCCGTCCACGCCGAGACGGCGTGAGCCGCATCAGGCTGATCCGCTACGTCATGGCGCGAAGACTGCGGGACGCCCAGTTGGGAAGCTCCAGAGGGGAGGACCTGACGCGGTGGAGCGACCGAGTCACGCAGCGCCTGGGCGGCGAGTTCTCTGTCAATCCGCATCGTGGGTGTCCTCATCGGAGGCGCGCAGTTCGAGAAGATCGCCGGGCGCGCAGCCTAACGCGATGCAGAGTTTCTCGATCGTACTGAGGCGGGTGTTGTAGGTCCTGCGGGCGGCGATAGACTCGACCGTAGTCTTTGCGAGCCCGGTGCGAGCAGCAAGAAGCTCATAGGTCATGCGCTCGCCGGTCCGGCGCTGATGCTCCTCCATTGCCTTCCGAAGCCGTACCCGTAGCAAGAGACTCTCCGCAGCCCGTGGTTGTATTGACAATACAAGTATCTTTGGATAGCTTTCACTCGTTCGTAATATACTAGACCAACTCGCCAGAAAACACCGATAGGAGGCGGCCTCGTGGGACGGCGGCTAACAGCGATCAGCCTGTACACCGGTGCCGGCGGCCTTGATTTTGGTTTCGAGGCGGCCGGCTTCGACACGAGGGTGGCCGTGGAGATGGATCCAGCTTCCTGTCGCACGGTGCGGCTCAACAGACCGCAGTGGGGACTTCTCGAAGGAGACATCCACGGGATCGCATCGGCGGCGATTCTGGAAAAGGCCGATCTGGGGGCGGGAGAGGCAGATGTACTGATCGGTGGCCCCCCCTGCCAGCCCTTTTCGAAGTCGTCCTACTGGGTAAATGGAGACGCGGGCCGACTCGAAGATCCCCGTGCAGATACCCTTTCGGCGTACCTGCGGGTTCTGCGGGACACGCGACCGAAGGCGTTTCTCCTAGAGAACGTGTACGGCTTGGTCTACAAAGGGAAGGACGAAGGGCTACGGCATCTGATCGAAGGCTTCGAGCGCATCAACCGCGAGACTGGGACTAACTACGTAGTTAGTTGGAGAATGCTCAACGCGGCGCACTATGGCGTACCGCAACGCCGCGAGCGAGTCTTCTTGATTGGGAGTCGCGATGGGGTGGAGTTCCGTTTCCCGGAGCCCACTCACATGGAAGCGGGGGAGAATAGGCTATTCGACCACCGCGAGCCGTACCGGACCGCTTGGGATGCGATCGGGGACTTGATCGATCAGCCGGGCGAGCCTGCGCTTACGGTTGGCGGCAAGTGGGCGGACCTACTGCCCACCATTCCCGAGGGGAAGAACTATCTTTGGCACACGAATCGAGGCGGCGGATCACAACTGTTCGGTTGGCGAACCCGTTACTGGAGCTTCCTCCTCAAGCTCGCCAAGAGTCTGCCGTCTTGGACGATTCAGGCACACCCGGGCTCGTCCATCGGTCCATTCCATTGGCGCAACCGCAAGCTCTCAGTCGAGGAAATGTGCCGTCTCCAGACCTTCCCCGCCTTGGAGTTTGAGTGCAGCCGCACGGTCGCGCAAAGGATGTTGGGCAACGCTGTCCCTTCACTCCTCGCCGAAGTGCTAGCTAGGGAGATCCGGCGTCAGCTACTGGGAGACCAGAACGATCCCGGCCCCCTTCGGCTCATACCTCCGGTTCGGACGCCTGTACCCGACCCCGACCCGACTATGGAGTTGCCCCAGAAGTACCGCACGCTGATCGGATCGTATCCGGATCATCCTGGCTAGGGGGTTCGGAGGTAGGCCAATCCGGGACGGGTTGTTTGACAGCGCTGCCGACATCGAATCGAGCCCGGGCGGGCGATCCCCTGAGCAGCTCCGACCTGCCGGACTGATCCTACCGAAGTGTTGGTAGCACTGGCCGATCGGCCGCCGCAAGAAGATCAAGTGCCCCCGACCAGAATCAGCGGCTTGGACCCTCGGAGGTATGAAATTGACAAGCTCACGAAGGATCAGGAGAATGGTCAGTAATTTGGCGTCGGGTTGCTGACTCCTCAACGATTGCCATTCGTTGTCTTCCACAGGATCTTGTTCACGCATTAGGCTCTCATCCGACACAGGATGATTTCACGGTCCCCGCTGAAGCTTCACCCTAGTCGGGGTTGGCTTAAACTCATCGTTCGCTCTTAATGCGATTGACAGCAGGCGTGTCTTGACCGTTTCTTCGGCCCCCAATAAATCCGCGAGGTGGTCAAGCGCCAGACCATAGGCGCACCAGAGGCGGCCCCACCACACTGCGAATCTCAAGTAAACTCCCGGATTATCCTCTTCCTTATCCGAGAACCCTCCGTTGGAGAGCGGCATTAACAAACCGAGAGGGGTCGGGTGGTCGTACTCGGACAGCCCGTTCTTAGTCTCGACATCCCACCAGATGCGATCCGCGTCGAGTCGGAACTCGTCTGGTAGATCCCTCCAGATGGAATGCATCTGTCTGTAGGCTGCCTTGAGGTCAACCGCCATTAAGTGCAGACCCTCCGTGGCAACCGGGCACTTTGTGGCCGCCACTGTGTGGAGGCATACCTTCCGCAGCCGGAAGATCCAGTCGGGTTCGTCCGGATCGACCTTCCGTCCCGAGGGGTCGATTTCCATGTGGACCTGGACTAGTTCTCGGCATAGATCACGGTGCTCTTTGCACAGGCAGCGTTGTTCATTAGCAGGTTCAAGTGTTTCCATCCTGCT is part of the Acidobacteriota bacterium genome and encodes:
- a CDS encoding restriction endonuclease, SacI family, producing the protein MRIDRELAAQALRDSVAPPRQVLPSGASQLGVPQSSRHDVADQPDAAHAVSAWTDRVEHLSQLCAEAKSNTHIAFLGTAMLAKAVDRRADLFAIKPTHAPGNPNAFSARSLCHSVLVPLAAELGFHIGVTGREPLNNQPYFRMSRLDDGTPVHPRARAAFEYTVRLVRKLNDLEDEAEARAALRAFVAVRRRYQPHYTWQEGEFEITPDRLAEVIREFVEQDSEGGRRAQAVVAGLMDLFAGPDRVETGRVNDPSRKHPGDVCVLMDSDTTDIEKAIEVRDKPVTASDVRIFVRKCIQMGAREAALVIVCIRQESLEQATLTEWADDLGVGLTVFESWSDFVEQVLFWSQPPKPIAAHEAVTSIRDRLIGVEATPEAVTRWLELTQGELG
- a CDS encoding helix-turn-helix transcriptional regulator, which produces MLRVRLRKAMEEHQRRTGERMTYELLAARTGLAKTTVESIAARRTYNTRLSTIEKLCIALGCAPGDLLELRASDEDTHDAD
- a CDS encoding DNA cytosine methyltransferase; the encoded protein is MGRRLTAISLYTGAGGLDFGFEAAGFDTRVAVEMDPASCRTVRLNRPQWGLLEGDIHGIASAAILEKADLGAGEADVLIGGPPCQPFSKSSYWVNGDAGRLEDPRADTLSAYLRVLRDTRPKAFLLENVYGLVYKGKDEGLRHLIEGFERINRETGTNYVVSWRMLNAAHYGVPQRRERVFLIGSRDGVEFRFPEPTHMEAGENRLFDHREPYRTAWDAIGDLIDQPGEPALTVGGKWADLLPTIPEGKNYLWHTNRGGGSQLFGWRTRYWSFLLKLAKSLPSWTIQAHPGSSIGPFHWRNRKLSVEEMCRLQTFPALEFECSRTVAQRMLGNAVPSLLAEVLAREIRRQLLGDQNDPGPLRLIPPVRTPVPDPDPTMELPQKYRTLIGSYPDHPG